From the genome of Pogoniulus pusillus isolate bPogPus1 chromosome 12, bPogPus1.pri, whole genome shotgun sequence, one region includes:
- the ZBTB21 gene encoding zinc finger and BTB domain-containing protein 21, which produces MEGLLHYINPAHAISLLSALNEERLKGQLCDVVLIVGDQKFRAHKNVLAASSEYFQTLFTSKENESQSVFQLDFCEPDAFDNVLNYIYSSSLFIEKGSLAAVQELGYSLGISFLTNIVSKSPQAPFPACPVKKIVYQDEDEGNSQKRSVIVCQNRIEAQAKGINQTQHDLSHTSKPSPCVAVKTSSRPQVTKPAETLHNLSLTERRWLKESPVSYTKVHETSGTVEDQSRGGLVKRSTVLPQMPLAEKEIANDDPGSSGQLLRGKGAEMSLKRPRPPVLSLRGSSESAFLLREAGKGNGQGEDRNLLYYSKLGLVIPSSGSVPENQSIDRSGPLVKSLLRRSLSMDSQVPIYSPSVDLKPSQVSSSSSPGTNDSQKTFNVVSQKSSLKEPSEKLVLDEKPRVIHPHRLRSFSASQSTDREVASPLTEVRIKTEPSSPLSDPADIIRVTVGDASASTNKDFPFKTEDDHKEPSRLPAKRRFQADRRLPFKKLKGVEQVGEQASPGSEENFEEGSSPMHLDADFPDSDVSKDEYSEMEEARPNKKFKCKHCLKIFRSTAGLHRHVNMYHNPEKPYACDICHKRFHTNFKVWTHCQTQHGIVKNPSPASSSHAVLDEKFQRKLIDIVREREIKKALIVKLRRGKQGFQGQSASQAQQVIKRNLRSRTKGAYICTYCGKAYRFLSQFKQHIKMHPGEKPVGGSKAPKQKDHAHIESPAESKEVYQCRLCNAKLSSLIEQGNHERLCRNATVCPYCSLRFSSPELTHEHESKCEYKKLTCLECMRSFKSSFSIWRHQVEVHNQNTMAPSENFSLPLLDHNGEISSSSRLAPQSESNKMNNFVTAKEDGVFSDSSEQINFDSEDSSCLPEDLSVSKQFKIQIKEEPADDVEDEVTETSREPKEVVSNKDAGLWPCEKCGKIFTVRKQLERHQELLCSVKPFICHVCNKAFRTNFRLWSHFQSHMSQAAEESTNKEPDVCPPASSPSPPPLPPPPPLPKIQPLEPDSPTGLSESSTTTEKLFVPQESDTLFYHAPPLSAITFKRQYMCKLCHRTFKTAFSLWSHEQTHN; this is translated from the coding sequence ATGGAGGGGCTCTTGCATTACATAAATCCAGCACATGCCATTTCACTTCTAAGTGCGCTGAATGAGGAGCGTCTAAAGGGGCAGCTGTGTGATGTTGTTCTTATAGTAGGAGATCAGAAATTTCGAGCTCACAAAAACGTTCTGGCCGCCAGCAGTGAATACTTCCAGACTCTCTTCACCAGTAAGGAGAATGAGTCTCAGTCAGTGTTTCAACTCGACTTTTGTGAGCCAGATGCTTTTGATAACGTTTTAAACTACATTTATTCCTCATCCTTGTTCATTGAGAAAGGCAGTCTTGCAGCTGTGCAAGAACTAGGCTACAGTCTTGGAATATCCTTCCTTACAAACATTGTTTCTAAGAGTCCTCAAGCTCCTTTTCCAGCTTGCCCTGTTAAGAAAATAGTGTATCAAGATGAAGACGAAGGTAACTCTCAGAAGAGAAGTGTCATTGTCTGTCAGAACAGAATTGAAGCACAAGCAAAAGGTATAAATCAAACGCAACATGATTTAAGCCATACTTCTAAACCTTCACCCTGTGTTGCTGTCAAAACTAGCAGTAGACCACAAGTAACAAAACCAGCTGAAACCCTTCACAACTTATCGCTGACTGAAAGGAGATGGCTGAAGGAAAGCCCTGTGAGCTATACCAAGGTTCATGAAACTTCTGGAACTGTGGAGGAtcagagcagaggtggtttAGTGAAAAGGAGCACAGTACTGCCTCAAATGCCTTTAGCAGAGAAAGAAATTGCAAACGATGACCCAGGAAGCAGTGGTCAGCTTTTAAGAGGGAAAGGTGCAGAGATGTCACTGAAAAGACCACGTCCACCAGTCTTGTCTCTGCGTGGCTCATCAGAATCTGCATTTTTGTTGCGAGAGGCTGGAAAAGGAAATGGTCAAGGTGAAGACAGGAATTTGCTATACTACTCAAAGTTAGGGCTAGTAATCCCATCTAGTGGATCTGTTCCAGAAAACCAAAGTATTGACAGAAGTGGGCCACTTGTAAAAAGTCTTCTTCGAAGGTCATTGTCCATGGACAGCCAGGTTCCCATTTACTCACCTTCTGTTGACCTAAAACCTTCACAAGTATCATCATCCTCCTCACCAGGAACTAATGATTCCCAGAAGACATTTAATGTTGTATCTCAAAAATCATCCTTGAAAGAGCCATCAGAGAAGTTAGTCTTAGATGAAAAACCACGGGTAATACACCCACATCGCCTTAGGTCTTTCAGTGCTTCTCAGTCAACTGATAGGGAGGTTGCTTCCCCTCTCACAGAGGTGCGAATTAAAACTGAACCTAGCAGTCCACTTTCAGATCCTGCTGACATAATAAGAGTTACAGTGGGTGATGCTTCAGCATCAACAAATAAAGACTTTCCTTTTAAAACTGAGGATGATCACAAGGAACCAAGTAGACTTCCAGCAAAAAGAAGATTTCAAGCTGATAGAAGACTACCATTTAAGAAACTGAAGGGGGTTGAGCAGGTGGGTGAGCAGGCGTCTCCTGGATCAGAAGAGAACTTTGAGGAAGGCTCAAGCCCTATGCACCTCGATGCTGATTTTCCTGATTCTGATGTCAGTAAAGATGAATACAGTGAGATGGAAGAAGCAAGACCAAACAAAAAATTCAAATGCAAGCACTGCCTTAAAATTTTCAGATCAACAGCAGGTCTTCATCGGCATGTTAATATGTATCATAATCCAGAGAAGCCCTATGCTTGTGATATATGCCACAAGAGATTTCACACAAATTTCAAAGTGTGGACGCACTGCCAGACACAGCATGGCATTGTGAAgaatccctcaccagcttccagTTCTCATGCTGTTTTGGATGAAAAATTCCAAAGAAAACTGATCGATatagtgagagagagagaaattaagAAAGCTCTAATTGTTAAGCTAAGACGTGGCAAGCAAGGTTTCCAGGGACAGTCTGCTTCACAAGCACAACAAGTCATCAAAAGGAATTTAAGGTCGAGAACCAAAGGAGCCTATATTTGTACCTACTGTGGGAAAGCTTATCGCTTCCTCTCACAGTTTAAGCAGCACATAAAAATGCACCCAGGGGAGAAACCAGTTGGAGGAAGTAAGGCTCCTAAGCAGAAAGATCATGCTCATATTGAAAGTccagcagaaagcaaagaggTTTATCAGTGCCGTCTCTGCAATGCTAAGCTCTCTTCACTTATTGAGCAGGGCAATCATGAGCGACTCTGTAGAAATGCTACTGTCTGTCCTTACTGCAGCCTTAGATTTTCTTCCCCAGAGCTGACGCACGAGCATGAGAGCAAGTGTGAATACAAGAAGCTTACTTGTCTTGAGTGTATGCGTAGCTTTAAATCATCCTTCAGTATTTGGCGTCATCAAGTTGAAGTTCACAATCAAAACACAATGGCTCCATCAGAGAACTTTTCTTTGCCTCTTCTGGATCACAATGGAGAAATAAGTAGTTCATCAAGACTGGCTCCTCAGTCAGAGTCCAACAAAATGAACAATTTTGTAACTGCAAAGGAAGATGGCGTATTCAGCGATTCATCGGAGCAGATAAATTTCGATTCTGAAGACTCCTCTTGCCTACCTGAAGACTTAAGTGTATCCAAGCAGTTTAAAATTCAGATCAAAGAAGAGCCTGCGGACGATGTAGAGGATGAGGTCACTGAAACGAGCAGAGAACCTAAGGAAGTGGTCTCCAACAAAGATGCTGGTTTGTGGCCCTGTGAGAAGTGTGGGAAGATTTTCACTGTACGCAAACAGCTGGAGCGGCACCAAGAGCTCTTGTGCTCTGTGAAGCCCTTTATTTGCCATGTGTGTAACAAGGCCTTCCGAACCAATTTCCGGCTGTGGAGTCACTTCCAGTCTCATAtgtcacaggctgcagaggagtccACAAATAAGGAGCCTGATGTATGTCCACCAGCTAGTTCCCCATCACCACCACCCttacctccacccccacccctccccaaaATCCAGCCTTTGGAGCCTGATAGTCCAACAGGCTTGTCTGAGAGCTCCACTACTACTGAAAAATTGTTTGTACCACAGGAGTCAGATACCCTCTTTTATCACGCTCCACCTCTCTCAGCAATCACATTCAAAAGGCAGTACATGTGTAAACTCTGTCATAGGACTTTCAAGACCGCTTTTAGTCTTTGGAGCCATGAACAGACACACAATTAG